A region from the Panicum hallii strain FIL2 chromosome 1, PHallii_v3.1, whole genome shotgun sequence genome encodes:
- the LOC112900091 gene encoding aluminum-activated malate transporter 10-like, with the protein MDAAAREAQGGLEWRVTVPEGASVAVEHEAGAAARAWAWALARVAAAWSAVAGFAGKVWRIGADDPRRAVHGLKVGLALALVSVFYYTRPLYDGVGGAAMWAIMTVVVVFEYTVGGSVYKCFNRAVATASAGVLALGVHWVAGKTGEFEPYILTGSLFLLAAAATFSRFIPTVKARFDYGVTIFILTYSLVAVSGYRVDELAALAQQRLSTIAIGIFMCLAVAVFVCPVWAGQELHLLTTRNMDKLADALEGCVEDYFAGGPAQAKSGGYRCVLNSKASEDAQANLARWEPPHGQFGFRHPYAQYGKVGASMRACAYCVEALGSCAGAEAQAPEHAKRLLRGACARVAARCARVLREASRSVATMTASRALDFAAADMDTALHELQGDMRSLPSTLAAELAAETSLMDTMPVFTVASLLVEISARVEGVVDAVDELATLASFKQVDGDDDDDGKKGEAEMTMKVHPLNEPDTDVEAPSPENQAAKA; encoded by the exons ATGGACGCCGCCGCGAGGGAAGCGCAGGGTGGTCTGGAATGGCGGGTGACGGTGCCGGAGGGCGCGTCGGTGGCGGTGGAGCACGAGgccggcgcggccgcgcgggcgtgggcgtgggcgctCGCCCGCGTGGCCGCGGCGTGGAGCGCGGTGGCGGGGTTCGCCGGGAAGGTGTGGCGGATCGGGGCGGACGATCCCCGGAGGGCGGTGCACGGGCTCAAAGTCGGCCTCGCGCTCGCGCTGGTCTCCGTGTTCTACTACACCAGGCCCCTGTACGACGGCGTCGGCGGGGCCGCCATGTGGGCCATCATgacggtcgtcgtcgtcttcgagTACACTGTTG GTGGCAGCGTGTACAAGTGTTTCAACAGAGCCgtggcgacggcgagcgccggtGTCCTCGCGCTCGGCGTGCACTGGGTGGCGGGCAAAACCGGCGAGTTCGAGCCGTACATCCTCACTGGCTCCCTCTTTCTGCTGG CTGCGGCGGCCACCTTCTCGCGGTTCATCCCGACGGTGAAGGCGCGGTTCGACTACGGCGTCACCATCTTCATCCTGACGTACAGCCTGGTGGCCGTGTCGGGGTACCGCGTCGACGAgctggcggcgctggcgcaGCAGCGGCTCTCCACCATCGCCATCGGCATCTTCATgtgcctcgccgtcgccgtgttCGTCTGCCCCGTGTGGGCGGGGCAGGAGCTGCACCTCCTCACCACGCGCAACATGGACAAGCTCGCGGACGCCCTGGAGGGCTGCGTCGAGGACTACTTCGCGGGAGGGCCCGCGCAGGCCAAGTCCGGCGGGTACAGGTGCGTGCTCAACTCCAAGGCGTCGGAGGACGCGCAGGCGAACCTGGCGCGGTGGGAGCCGCCGCACGGCCAGTTCGGCTTCCGCCACCCCTACGCCCAGTACGGCAAGGTGGGCGCCTCCATGCGCGCCTGCGCCTACTGCGTGGAGGCCCTGGGCAGCTGCGCGGGCGCCGAGGCGCAGGCGCCGGAGCACGCGAAGCGGCTCCTccgcggcgcgtgcgcgcgggtcGCCGCGCGGTGCGCGCGGGTGCTCCGGGAGGCGTCGCGCTCTGTCGCCACGATGACGGCCTCCCGGGCGCTGGACTTCGCGGCGGCGGACATGGACACGGCGCTGCACGAGCTGCAGGGCGACATGCGGTCCCTCCCGTCCACGCTGGCCGCGGAGCTGGCGGCGGAGACGTCGCTGATGGACACGATGCCCGTGTTCACGGTGGCGTCGCTGCTGGTGGAGATCTCAGCGAGGGTCGAGGGCGTCGTGGACGCCGTCGACGAGCTGGCGACCCTCGCGAGCTTCAAgcaggtcgacggcgacgacgatgatgacggcAAGAAGGGGGAGGCCGAGATGACGATGAAGGTGCACCCGCTGAACGAGCCGGACACGGACGTCGAGGCGCCGTCACCGGAGAACCAGGCAGCCAAGGCATAA